One window of the Ignavibacteriota bacterium genome contains the following:
- a CDS encoding phosphoenolpyruvate carboxykinase (ATP), translated as MAKDIFDVPYYDKFYEELQDALKGPNIREVDIKWLEPRAREFAQKTANGSHVWHSVQSSRLAGKTVYLGTERVRLPITTPEQDKIIKNAPEELKKVLVWLRTLPFVKLTRQMGDNPDFNPTCTIYTCVKDPRNIRLPYMWGSLLFDPAGRPGPNITMIHIPEEHTSRQQILTMPEYNLNICLGSDYLGEEKKGFLRQAMWLADEKGMLGLHAGSKVVVARDARTNELKKYGVILFGMTATGKSTWSCHQLGMDHKRGEMTYVSQDDICFLKDDGSAYGSEANYYVKTDIVKDQQEAMWHSLVDKSALLENVMVTADGAIQWLDESMCGNGRAVIRKDKLAVERDGKLLSIMAKTINLPPLDETDGLIFAFITRRNTIMPFAQKLTPEQGALAYLFGESTLSFAANPLKAGESVRIVGTDDFIIGSRARKVNRFYDIAMKLSTRYPGKVHFMIYNTGGMGEIIETHEENGKTVKKLIRKTDRVPLDLMAAIQRGDLRGTNKYEKGLLGTLEIVEADGRSLDEWNPRKLYTPEQLDYYVKDLIQGRRAFLEEVAREGLRPEIIAAAERGFRAMGEKKAPSVAVGAGFSTAPAPADPRIIVKSDEPVARPRKPGVWRWR; from the coding sequence ATGGCCAAAGACATCTTTGACGTTCCGTACTACGACAAGTTCTACGAAGAACTTCAGGACGCCCTCAAAGGTCCGAACATCCGCGAGGTCGACATCAAGTGGCTCGAGCCGCGGGCGCGGGAGTTTGCGCAGAAGACGGCGAACGGGTCACACGTGTGGCACTCGGTGCAGAGTTCGCGCCTGGCCGGCAAGACGGTGTATCTCGGGACGGAGCGTGTGCGCCTGCCCATCACCACGCCCGAGCAGGACAAGATCATCAAGAACGCGCCGGAGGAATTGAAGAAGGTGCTCGTGTGGCTGCGCACGCTTCCCTTCGTGAAACTGACGCGGCAGATGGGCGACAATCCCGATTTCAATCCGACCTGCACGATCTACACCTGCGTGAAGGATCCGCGCAACATCCGTCTGCCGTACATGTGGGGCAGTCTGCTCTTTGATCCCGCGGGACGTCCGGGACCGAACATCACGATGATCCACATCCCCGAGGAGCACACTTCGCGGCAGCAGATCCTCACGATGCCCGAGTACAACCTGAACATCTGCCTCGGCTCCGACTATCTCGGCGAGGAGAAAAAGGGCTTCCTGCGCCAGGCCATGTGGCTGGCGGACGAGAAGGGCATGCTCGGTCTGCACGCGGGTTCGAAGGTGGTGGTTGCACGCGACGCGCGCACGAACGAACTCAAGAAGTACGGCGTGATCCTCTTCGGCATGACGGCGACGGGCAAGAGCACGTGGAGCTGCCATCAGCTCGGCATGGATCACAAGCGCGGCGAGATGACGTACGTGTCGCAGGACGACATCTGCTTCCTGAAGGACGACGGATCGGCCTATGGCAGCGAGGCGAACTACTATGTGAAGACCGACATCGTGAAGGACCAGCAGGAGGCGATGTGGCACTCGCTGGTCGACAAGAGCGCGCTGTTGGAAAACGTGATGGTGACAGCCGACGGAGCCATACAGTGGCTCGACGAATCGATGTGCGGCAACGGCCGCGCCGTCATCCGCAAGGACAAGCTGGCGGTGGAACGCGACGGCAAACTGCTGTCGATCATGGCGAAGACCATCAACCTCCCGCCGCTCGACGAAACCGACGGGCTCATCTTCGCCTTCATCACGCGCCGCAACACCATCATGCCCTTCGCGCAGAAGCTCACACCCGAGCAGGGCGCGCTGGCCTATCTGTTCGGCGAGAGCACGCTGAGTTTCGCCGCGAATCCGCTGAAGGCAGGCGAGTCCGTGCGCATCGTCGGCACCGACGACTTCATCATCGGCAGCCGCGCGCGCAAGGTGAACCGCTTCTACGACATCGCGATGAAACTCTCGACGCGCTACCCCGGCAAGGTGCACTTCATGATCTACAACACCGGTGGCATGGGTGAGATCATCGAGACGCACGAGGAGAACGGCAAGACCGTCAAGAAACTCATCCGCAAGACCGACCGTGTGCCTCTCGATTTGATGGCGGCCATACAGCGCGGCGACCTGCGTGGCACGAACAAGTACGAGAAGGGTCTGCTCGGCACGCTCGAGATCGTGGAAGCCGACGGGCGTTCGCTCGACGAGTGGAATCCGCGCAAGCTCTACACGCCCGAGCAGCTCGACTATTATGTGAAGGATCTGATCCAGGGCCGCCGCGCCTTCCTCGAGGAAGTGGCGCGCGAAGGTCTGCGTCCCGAAATCATCGCCGCCGCCGAGCGCGGCTTCCGCGCCATGGGCGAGAAGAAGGCGCCCTCCGTCGCTGTCGGCGCCGGCTTCTCCACCGCGCCCGCGCCCGCCGATCCGCGCATCATCGTAAAATCCGACGAGCCCGTCGCGCGTCCCCGCAAGCCGGGCGTGTGGCGCTGGCGTTAG
- the ybaK gene encoding Cys-tRNA(Pro) deacylase gives MTKTNALRILDAHGVAYDAVEYDVDEDALDAVSVAVKIGAEPESVFKTLVARGDKTGLCVFVIPGPFELNLKKAAAASGNKSVELIHLRELTPLTGYVRGGCSPIGMKKQYPTWIDETAQLFDRIYASAGQRGLQMFLAPADLLGVVGAEWADLC, from the coding sequence GTGACAAAAACGAACGCGCTTAGAATCCTCGACGCGCACGGTGTTGCCTACGACGCCGTCGAGTACGACGTCGACGAAGACGCGCTCGACGCGGTTTCCGTCGCCGTGAAAATCGGCGCCGAACCCGAGAGTGTGTTCAAGACGCTTGTGGCACGGGGCGACAAGACGGGGCTGTGTGTGTTCGTGATTCCGGGACCCTTCGAGCTGAACCTGAAAAAGGCCGCAGCGGCCAGCGGCAACAAGAGCGTGGAGCTGATACACCTGCGTGAACTCACACCACTCACGGGCTACGTGCGCGGCGGCTGTTCACCCATCGGCATGAAGAAGCAGTACCCCACGTGGATCGACGAGACCGCGCAGCTTTTCGATCGCATCTACGCCAGCGCCGGCCAGCGCGGCTTGCAGATGTTTCTCGCCCCCGCGGATCTGCTCGGTGTTGTCGGCGCGGAGTGGGCGGATTTGTGTTAA
- a CDS encoding T9SS type A sorting domain-containing protein has product MYLHVLTRRIGRALVGLGFPGREYHTDHDDHAGRRCLIVVLLVATLPLFACLAQHSPARQGTDTPCPCDTASMIPSVHAIFCMCLEAPREIIADYEQLRYRPMPFPLRCMVRNRAASSSDSVFLELEIHARSGVSNDLVLHPSSGPGGKRRSPTHAALRGGEADTITWMLWHPIALVAHEYTLLVRVWSKGAESIVDSVALVIPSIEGVVLDPTLTLPDSLQYLESEDRYTPNPFTVTLTCVNRGGDDALGASAFLSLPKNVVLADTSQRLRVQLPTPLHPWSPGDTVPRVSWTLRYVDTTYAPSPLSVAVVVGAIASNGTPLDSVRRSAGITLQPPIPRLEVVQHLTLPDSIAATPDRRALTPNPFTATFALRNAGARTYDGLSIITLSAETNEGLIFDASTPAVRSIEPGFHAGDTLRVSWIIQVEPRRKRRVVWLNVIAYGKDGTLWPFCQRLLLIDAVDTTTTGLPHEGVLPRTPAFVVAPHPVTDVAQITLSTDARRGTLTLSDLLGRIVDTRALDAIHPGAILHIDLSDQPRGIYIVHLQHDGKTHTARILKR; this is encoded by the coding sequence ATGTACCTCCACGTTCTGACGCGACGGATTGGCCGCGCCCTCGTCGGTCTCGGTTTCCCTGGCAGGGAGTATCACACGGATCACGACGATCACGCAGGTCGGCGATGTCTCATCGTGGTCCTCCTCGTCGCCACGCTTCCTCTTTTCGCATGTCTGGCGCAACACTCCCCGGCGCGACAGGGTACCGACACGCCCTGTCCCTGCGATACCGCGTCGATGATACCCTCCGTACATGCGATCTTCTGCATGTGCCTGGAGGCGCCGCGCGAGATCATTGCCGATTACGAGCAGCTCCGCTACCGCCCGATGCCTTTCCCTCTGCGCTGCATGGTGCGGAACAGAGCCGCATCGAGCAGCGATTCCGTGTTTCTGGAACTTGAAATCCACGCACGCTCCGGCGTTTCCAACGACCTGGTGTTGCACCCTTCGTCAGGACCGGGCGGGAAACGCAGGAGTCCGACACACGCAGCCCTTCGTGGGGGCGAAGCCGATACGATAACGTGGATGCTCTGGCATCCGATCGCGCTGGTGGCACACGAGTACACTCTCCTCGTTCGCGTGTGGTCGAAGGGCGCGGAAAGCATCGTGGATTCCGTCGCGCTTGTCATTCCCTCCATTGAAGGCGTGGTGCTGGATCCCACGCTGACTCTTCCGGATTCGCTCCAATACCTCGAGTCCGAGGACCGCTACACACCCAATCCGTTCACGGTCACGCTGACATGCGTGAATCGCGGAGGTGACGATGCACTCGGCGCGAGCGCGTTCCTCTCTTTGCCGAAGAACGTCGTTCTCGCGGATACGAGCCAGCGTCTGCGCGTACAACTGCCGACGCCGCTCCATCCGTGGAGCCCCGGCGACACGGTCCCGCGCGTGTCGTGGACGCTGCGCTACGTTGATACCACCTACGCTCCATCGCCGCTCAGTGTCGCTGTTGTTGTCGGTGCCATTGCGTCGAATGGGACGCCGCTCGACAGTGTCCGTCGCAGCGCGGGCATCACCCTGCAACCACCCATCCCCCGCCTCGAGGTGGTACAGCACCTCACGTTGCCCGATTCCATTGCCGCCACACCGGACCGTCGCGCCCTCACCCCGAATCCGTTCACGGCCACCTTCGCTCTGCGCAACGCCGGGGCACGGACGTACGACGGACTATCCATCATCACACTCTCCGCGGAAACCAATGAGGGCTTGATCTTCGATGCGTCCACTCCGGCCGTGCGGTCCATTGAGCCGGGCTTTCATGCGGGCGATACCCTGCGGGTTTCATGGATCATCCAGGTCGAACCAAGGCGCAAACGCCGCGTCGTGTGGCTCAACGTCATTGCGTATGGGAAGGACGGAACTCTCTGGCCGTTCTGTCAAAGGCTCCTCCTCATCGACGCAGTCGATACAACCACGACGGGTTTGCCGCATGAAGGAGTGCTCCCCCGCACTCCCGCGTTTGTTGTGGCGCCGCATCCTGTGACGGACGTGGCGCAAATCACACTCTCAACGGATGCTCGCCGAGGCACACTCACACTCAGCGATCTCCTCGGACGCATCGTCGATACGCGCGCGCTGGATGCGATACACCCGGGCGCAATCCTGCACATCGATCTCTCCGATCAGCCCCGCGGCATCTACATCGTGCACCTGCAGCACGACGGGAAAACACACACCGCGCGCATCCTCAAGCGCTGA
- a CDS encoding HYR domain-containing protein gives MASMRRMYAVVLGTAAFLLLLPTRNVSAQVKPPASTSDQWRDTWPDAPDWKTQLDSARQRKSYKRMEWFLGQRGLLNIDEKTNQQYHDILTSELAKEQAAAGRAQKKNRLMTAPGSLSWSALGPAGIDGRPGLTGSWWGTSSGRVRALAIHPTNENIAYIGAAAGGLWKTTDGGSSWSDIGASLASLTYGAIAIDPNNPNTVYAGGGEVLYSTNPWLYDGRGMFKSTDAGATWTNITNGFGSQTQFGAIAVSRHNSNVVFAALGSGYWHLGNLTNEGVWRSTDAGTTWTRVLNQSDAHDVWVHPDSAGYIYAAIGGAHAGSGVYRSTDNGATWSLSSAGLPVGTSIGRIQVSQSPARPATMYSIIYNGTTRLYKTTDGGAGWFQVSVGTQLGGNYGGGWSDQGWYDLCVAAHPTDTNIVMTGNMELFRATNGASMNVLRTNPSGAWYSPCHVDYHIIRFSPSNPNVAYIGSDGGVYKSTDAGATWFDVNNGINTIQFYRFASHPTDPNFIIGGAQDNGNYRTTNGGSGPWEGVTTGDGMYCAIDPGNTNIVYMSTQTGNHMKSTNGGATFGGMVYTGGGWLSPLVLHPKNSQTLFVANTSVRKSTNSGASFTTIASSVASDYIVSLDLSPSNPAQMVFAANDAFSNLGLVRVSQDSGATWTTVSGNIPGTTRYVPRVYFHPTQAGTFFVVRSGFIAGQKLFRTTDMGATFTNVSGNLPNVPHNDVVVDPSYPNEYYIANDFGVYHSTDYGATWTREGTGMPFVPAMDIDIAAYGSTRYLRAATHGRGLYQSLIDPPCTVVSVSVDPADAPVCVGTQASFTSGAAGSPSPSVVWEYRTSSSGIWSAWPGGITPTLSFTATSGQNGYQFRAIWTNTCSSDTSAAATLTTTAAPQFTGNPVGTGVCAGQPAGFAAIATGATVGLQWQVDQGSGFTNLSNTPPYSGVTTPALGISAVTTSMNGYVFRCVATGACSPPAISTHAPLTVYTLPSIGNHPATVNVCAGGDASFSTTASGTSIGYQWEVNTGSGFTPLSNTTPYSNVTTPTMSITGVASGMAGYQYRCVVTGMCSPPAVTNPAVLNMSVAPTITQNPTSQSDLCPGSTVTLTAAALGSPPVQWEVSTNGGANWTNVSGATNPTYSFTFSTADHLKQFQARFTSSCGTGTTTPATVSKDLVLPSLTAPTALTLPTDTRQCGRDGGTVVLGTPVASDNCTGLTMTHNAPSFFPKGTTSVLWTATDASGNVRTATQLVTINDVEPARLLPPANIQAAADPNACTRAASSLTLGTPVVTDNCPGPYTVTHNAPASFPVGTTLVTWTVRDASNNVTNKTQKVIIFDAQPPTITAPVALSAPTSAGLCSRPAHTLSLGTPTVSDNCAGVTFFNNAPVSFPKGVTTVTWTARDAAGNTATATQTVTINDTERPSITAPVPVTVQNDPWSCARSSSSVSLGMPRATDNCGAVTLVHNAPAQFPVGNTLITWTATDGSGNTATATQQVTVVDTTRPEIVVLLANPSVLTPPDHSMRSVQAIISVTDNCGSSSYALASITSNEPDAGTGPGDLPNDIQNASGTSFQLRAERADYGAGRMYTVTYRASDAASNTSMRSVPVFVPFYKQGTVRENDAVPAALSLEQNFPNPFNPSTVIRYRIPEDGHVTLRVYDMYGREVATLVNEVQSAGVYSAGFLASSLPSGIYMYRLEHLGRTLQREMALVK, from the coding sequence ATGGCATCTATGCGCCGGATGTACGCGGTTGTGCTTGGTACCGCCGCCTTCCTCCTCCTGCTTCCCACGCGGAACGTTTCCGCGCAGGTCAAACCGCCCGCATCCACAAGCGACCAGTGGCGCGACACCTGGCCCGACGCGCCCGACTGGAAAACGCAGCTCGATTCCGCGCGACAGCGCAAATCATATAAACGCATGGAGTGGTTTCTCGGACAGCGGGGACTCCTGAACATCGACGAAAAAACCAATCAGCAGTACCACGACATCCTCACCAGCGAACTGGCGAAGGAACAGGCGGCCGCGGGACGCGCGCAGAAAAAGAACCGCCTCATGACCGCGCCCGGTTCGTTGAGCTGGTCCGCGCTCGGACCGGCCGGCATCGACGGGCGCCCTGGACTCACAGGGTCGTGGTGGGGCACTTCCAGCGGCCGCGTGCGCGCGCTCGCGATACATCCCACCAACGAAAACATCGCGTACATCGGCGCGGCAGCCGGAGGACTCTGGAAAACCACCGACGGCGGATCGAGCTGGTCGGACATCGGCGCAAGTCTCGCATCCCTTACGTACGGGGCCATCGCGATCGATCCGAACAATCCCAATACCGTGTACGCGGGCGGCGGTGAGGTGCTGTATTCCACCAACCCCTGGCTGTACGACGGTCGCGGCATGTTCAAGAGCACAGACGCGGGCGCGACATGGACCAACATCACCAACGGTTTCGGTTCGCAGACACAATTCGGCGCCATCGCTGTCAGCCGTCACAATTCCAACGTGGTGTTCGCGGCGCTCGGGAGCGGCTACTGGCATCTCGGCAATCTCACGAACGAAGGCGTGTGGCGCAGCACCGACGCAGGCACGACGTGGACACGCGTGCTGAATCAGTCCGATGCCCACGATGTGTGGGTGCATCCCGATTCCGCCGGCTACATTTACGCGGCCATCGGCGGCGCACATGCCGGATCCGGCGTGTACCGCTCCACCGACAATGGCGCCACATGGTCGCTTTCCAGCGCAGGCCTGCCCGTAGGGACCAGCATCGGTCGCATACAGGTCTCGCAGTCGCCCGCGCGTCCCGCCACGATGTACTCGATCATATACAACGGCACGACACGTCTATACAAAACCACCGACGGCGGCGCGGGCTGGTTTCAGGTGTCGGTCGGCACACAACTCGGCGGCAATTACGGCGGCGGCTGGAGCGATCAGGGCTGGTACGACCTCTGCGTCGCGGCACACCCGACCGATACCAACATCGTGATGACGGGCAACATGGAGCTGTTCCGCGCCACAAACGGCGCGTCGATGAACGTGCTCCGTACAAATCCCTCGGGCGCCTGGTACAGCCCCTGCCACGTCGACTATCACATCATCCGCTTCTCACCGTCGAATCCCAATGTCGCGTATATCGGCAGCGACGGCGGCGTGTACAAATCCACGGATGCCGGCGCGACCTGGTTCGACGTCAACAACGGCATCAACACGATTCAGTTCTACCGTTTCGCCTCGCACCCTACCGACCCGAACTTCATCATCGGCGGCGCCCAGGACAACGGGAATTACCGCACGACAAACGGCGGCTCGGGTCCCTGGGAGGGCGTGACGACCGGCGACGGCATGTACTGCGCCATCGATCCCGGCAACACGAACATCGTGTACATGTCCACGCAGACCGGCAACCACATGAAATCCACCAACGGCGGCGCCACCTTCGGCGGCATGGTCTACACCGGGGGTGGCTGGCTCTCGCCGCTGGTGCTGCACCCGAAAAACAGCCAGACTCTGTTTGTCGCGAACACGTCCGTCCGCAAGTCCACAAATTCCGGCGCCAGTTTCACAACCATTGCGTCGAGTGTCGCGTCGGACTACATCGTCTCTCTCGATCTGAGCCCGTCGAACCCGGCACAGATGGTGTTTGCCGCCAACGACGCGTTCAGCAATCTCGGTCTCGTGCGCGTGTCGCAGGACAGCGGCGCGACATGGACCACCGTCTCGGGCAACATCCCGGGGACAACGCGGTATGTGCCGCGTGTGTACTTTCACCCGACGCAGGCGGGCACCTTTTTCGTGGTGCGTTCCGGCTTTATCGCGGGCCAAAAACTGTTCCGCACCACCGACATGGGCGCCACGTTCACGAATGTGAGCGGCAATCTCCCGAACGTGCCGCACAACGACGTGGTGGTCGACCCCTCCTACCCCAACGAGTACTACATCGCGAACGACTTCGGCGTATACCACTCCACAGACTACGGCGCCACGTGGACACGCGAGGGAACGGGCATGCCGTTTGTCCCCGCAATGGACATCGACATCGCCGCGTACGGCAGCACACGCTATCTGCGCGCGGCCACACACGGCCGCGGACTGTACCAGTCGCTGATCGATCCGCCCTGCACGGTGGTGTCGGTGTCGGTCGATCCCGCGGATGCGCCCGTCTGCGTCGGCACACAGGCGAGCTTCACCAGCGGCGCTGCCGGTTCGCCCTCGCCGTCCGTGGTCTGGGAATATCGGACAAGCAGCTCCGGTATTTGGTCCGCCTGGCCGGGAGGTATCACACCGACGCTCTCATTCACCGCGACCAGCGGCCAGAACGGCTATCAATTCCGCGCCATCTGGACGAACACCTGCAGCAGCGACACCTCGGCTGCGGCGACACTGACCACCACCGCGGCACCGCAGTTTACCGGCAATCCCGTGGGAACAGGAGTATGCGCCGGACAGCCAGCGGGATTCGCTGCAATAGCAACGGGTGCCACTGTGGGCCTGCAATGGCAGGTGGACCAAGGCAGTGGATTTACGAATCTGAGCAACACGCCGCCTTACAGCGGCGTCACCACTCCAGCGCTCGGTATTTCGGCCGTCACCACGTCGATGAACGGATACGTATTCCGCTGCGTGGCAACGGGCGCGTGTTCGCCGCCGGCAATTTCAACCCACGCGCCCTTGACCGTGTATACCCTGCCCTCGATCGGCAATCATCCCGCCACGGTTAACGTGTGCGCGGGTGGTGATGCGAGTTTCTCCACCACCGCATCGGGAACATCGATCGGGTATCAGTGGGAAGTCAATACCGGCTCGGGATTCACGCCACTCAGCAACACGACGCCGTATTCCAATGTCACAACCCCGACGATGAGCATTACCGGCGTTGCCTCCGGCATGGCGGGGTATCAATACCGCTGCGTTGTCACGGGCATGTGTTCTCCCCCTGCGGTCACGAATCCCGCGGTACTGAACATGTCGGTGGCGCCGACCATCACGCAGAATCCAACAAGCCAGAGCGACCTGTGCCCGGGAAGCACCGTCACGCTCACGGCGGCCGCGCTCGGATCGCCTCCCGTGCAGTGGGAAGTAAGCACAAACGGCGGAGCCAACTGGACAAACGTTTCGGGCGCCACAAATCCGACCTACTCGTTCACGTTCAGCACGGCCGATCACCTCAAACAGTTCCAGGCCCGTTTCACCTCGTCCTGCGGCACCGGTACAACAACACCGGCAACAGTCTCGAAGGATCTCGTCCTGCCGTCGCTCACCGCGCCGACCGCATTGACACTGCCGACGGACACGCGCCAGTGCGGACGGGACGGAGGCACCGTGGTGCTCGGCACCCCCGTCGCATCTGACAATTGCACGGGACTGACGATGACACACAATGCGCCGTCGTTTTTCCCGAAGGGTACAACTTCGGTGTTATGGACGGCGACCGACGCCTCAGGCAACGTGCGCACCGCCACACAGCTTGTGACCATCAACGATGTCGAACCCGCGCGATTGCTACCACCCGCGAACATACAGGCCGCGGCCGATCCGAACGCGTGTACACGCGCGGCATCGAGTCTCACGCTCGGCACCCCCGTCGTGACGGACAACTGTCCCGGCCCGTACACCGTGACACACAACGCGCCGGCCTCGTTCCCCGTGGGCACGACACTCGTCACATGGACCGTGCGCGACGCCAGCAACAACGTCACAAACAAAACGCAGAAGGTCATCATCTTCGACGCACAGCCGCCGACGATCACGGCGCCCGTGGCCTTGTCTGCACCGACCAGCGCCGGGCTCTGCAGCCGCCCGGCACATACACTATCCCTCGGCACACCAACCGTGTCCGACAACTGCGCAGGCGTAACCTTCTTCAACAACGCGCCTGTCTCCTTCCCGAAGGGTGTGACCACCGTCACATGGACCGCGCGCGACGCGGCGGGCAACACCGCCACCGCAACACAGACGGTCACGATCAACGACACCGAACGGCCGTCCATCACAGCACCCGTGCCAGTGACGGTGCAGAACGATCCATGGTCCTGTGCGCGTTCGTCGTCGTCGGTGTCGCTCGGCATGCCGCGCGCAACGGACAACTGCGGCGCGGTGACATTGGTCCACAATGCGCCCGCACAATTCCCCGTGGGCAACACGCTCATCACCTGGACGGCCACCGACGGTTCGGGCAACACGGCAACAGCGACGCAGCAGGTTACCGTTGTCGACACAACACGCCCCGAAATCGTGGTGCTTCTCGCGAACCCTTCGGTTCTCACACCGCCGGATCACAGCATGCGCTCAGTACAGGCGATCATCTCGGTGACCGACAACTGCGGCAGCAGCAGCTACGCCCTGGCCTCGATCACGAGCAATGAACCGGATGCGGGAACCGGTCCGGGGGATCTGCCCAACGACATCCAGAACGCATCAGGGACGAGCTTCCAGTTGCGCGCGGAACGCGCCGATTACGGCGCGGGACGCATGTACACGGTCACCTACCGCGCATCGGACGCCGCATCGAACACGAGCATGCGCAGTGTGCCCGTGTTTGTGCCCTTCTACAAACAGGGGACAGTGCGCGAAAACGACGCGGTGCCTGCCGCGCTGTCTCTCGAGCAGAATTTCCCGAATCCGTTTAATCCTTCCACCGTCATCCGCTACCGCATACCCGAAGATGGCCATGTGACGTTGCGCGTATACGACATGTACGGGCGCGAAGTCGCAACACTTGTCAACGAAGTGCAGAGCGCCGGTGTGTACAGCGCGGGCTTCCTTGCATCGTCGCTCCCGAGCGGCATCTACATGTACCGCCTGGAACATCTCGGTCGTACTCTCCAGCGTGAGATGGCACTCGTGAAGTAG